One Coffea arabica cultivar ET-39 chromosome 5c, Coffea Arabica ET-39 HiFi, whole genome shotgun sequence DNA window includes the following coding sequences:
- the LOC113688014 gene encoding xyloglucan endotransglucosylase protein 7-like codes for MASYTIVLLSLFISCFSILLLSLTLSSVLLVSITTAGSFHQHININWGEERAQILESGQLVTLTLDQYSGSGFQSKDEYLFGRIDVQLKLVPGDSAGTVTAFYLSSQGPAHDEIDFEFLGNVSGEPYIVHTNMYTEGHAGREEQFYLWFDPRQDFHTYSIIWNPGRVIWLVDDIPIREYTNRESKGVPYPSRRPMRLYSSIWNADSWATQNGKIKTDWTKAPFTASYRNLKIDACVWESTSSCESEESTNSPPSKPWMMQQLDDGGKMNLQWVRKKYMVYDYCVDYKKFVYGIPLECKL; via the exons ATGGCTTCCTATACCATTGTTCTGCTTTCAttattcatttcttgcttcTCCATTCTTTTGCTTTCTTTAACCTTATCTTCGGTACTGCTGGTTTCCATTACAACTGCAGGAAGCTTCCaccaacatataaacatcaacTGGGGTGAAGAGAGAGCTCAAATTCTTGAAAGTGGTCAACTTGTAACGCTAACTCTGGACCAGTATTCTGGCTCTGGATTTCAATCCAAAGATGAGTACTTGTTTGGCAGGATTGATGTGCAACTCAAACTTGTTCCTGGCGATTCTGCCGGCACCGTCACGGCATTTTAT TTGTCTTCTCAAGGGCCAGCCCATGACGAGATCGATTTTGAGTTCTTGGGTAATGTGTCAGGGGAGCCTTATATTGTCCACACGAATATGTATACAGAGGGGCACGCAGGCAGGGAAGAGCAATTCTACTTGTGGTTTGATCCTAGACAAGATTTCCACACATATTCAATCATATGGAATCCAGGAAGGGTCAT ATGGTTAGTAGATGACATTCCTATAAGAGAATATACTAATCGTGAATCAAAGGGAGTACCATACCCAAGTAGGAGACCTATGAGGCTCTATTCAAGTATATGGAATGCTGATAGCTGGGCTACACAAAATGGGAAAATCAAGACTGATTGGACAAAGGCTCCTTTTACAGCTTCCTATAGGAACCTGAAGATTGATGCTTGTGTTTGGGAATCTACATCTTCTTGTGAATCTGAGGAGTCCACCAATTCCCCACCATCAAAACCATGGATGATGCAACAGTTGGACGATGGTGGCAAAATGAATCTGCAGTGGGTGCGAAAGAAGTACATGGTCTACGATTACTGCGTAGACTATAAGAAGTTCGTATATGGCATCCCACTTGAATGCAAGCTGTGA
- the LOC140007789 gene encoding xyloglucan endotransglucosylase protein 1-like produces the protein MFPLTSSKASFLLHFSLIASLLLAASAGNFYQDVDQNFGDQRFQILEGGQLLTLSLDKLSGSGFQSKNEYLFGRFDVQLKLIPGNSAGTVTTFYLSSQGSAHDEIDFEFLGNSSGQPYTIHTNVYAQGKGGREQQFRLWFDPTTSFHTYSIVWNPQRIIFLVDNIPIRVFNNQESNGVPYPKNQAMRVYCSLWNADDWATQGGRVKTDWTLAPFTVSYRNFNANGCVKIPGSSACGSTNSLSNDQAWQTQGLDANGRNRIRWVQHKYMIYNYCNDASRFPQGFPSECKGSRF, from the exons ATGTTTCCCCTTACATCGTCTAAAGCTTCATTCCTGCTACATTTTTCTCTAATTGCCTCACTTCTGCTGGCTGCCTCCGCTGGTAACTTTTACCAAGATGTCGACCAGAATTTTGGGGACCAACGGTTTCAGATTCTTGAGGGTGGCCAACTTCTTACGCTGTCCTTAGACAAGTTATCTGGTTCTGGATTTCAGTCCAAGAATGAGTATTTATTCGGGCGATTTGATGTGCAGCTCAAGCTTATACCTGGCAACTCTGCTGGCACAGTCACGACCTTTTAT TTATCATCTCAAGGATCAGCACATGATGAGATTGATTTTGAGTTCTTGGGCAATTCTTCTGGACAGCCTTATACAATCCACACCAATGTTTATGCTCAGGGAAAAGGTGGCAGAGAACAACAGTTTCGCCTGTGGTTTGATCCCACAACATCCTTCCACACCTATTCAATTGTTTGGAATCCTCAAAGGATCAT ATTCTTGGTGGACAACATACCAATAAGAGTATTCAACAATCAAGAATCAAATGGAGTACCTTACCCAAAGAACCAGGCCATGAGAGTCTATTGCAGCTTGTGGAATGCAGATGACTGGGCTACACAAGGCGGCCGTGTTAAGACTGACTGGACACTTGCCCCATTCACTGTTTCTTACAGAAACTTCAATGCAAATGGATGTGTTAAGATACCTGGATCGTCAGCCTGCGGTTCCACAAATTCATTGAGCAATGATCAGGCATGGCAAACCCAAGGACTTGATGCTAATGGCCGCAACAGAATCCGATGGGTTCAACATAAATACATGATCTATAACTACTGCAATGATGCTTCCAGGTTTCCACAAGGTTTTCCATCGGAATGCAAGGGTTCTAGGTTCTAG
- the LOC140007788 gene encoding xyloglucan endotransglucosylase protein 1-like has product MQDKSLLSSEILRLPSQVKMISVAFFKASITLQISVIASLLLAASASNFYQDVDQTFGDQRFKILEGGQLLTLSLDKSSGSGFQSKNEFLFGRFDMQLKLIPGNSAGTVTTFYLSSQGPGHDEIDFEFLGNSSGQPYTIHTNVYAQGNGGREQQFRLWFDPTTSFHTYSIVWNSQRIIFLVDNIPIRVFNNQESNGVPYPKNQAMRVYCSLWNADDWATQGGRVKTDWALAPFTVSYRNFNANGCVKVPGSSACGSTNSLNNDQAWQSQGLDAKGRNRIRWVQQKFMIYNYCSDATRFPQGFPSECRGSRF; this is encoded by the exons ATGCAAGACAAATCTCTTCTTTCTTCAGAAATTCTAAGACTTCCTAGCCAAGTAAAAATGATCTCCGTTGCCTTCTTTAAAGCTTCAATCACCCTGCAAATATCTGTAATTGCATCACTTTTACTAGCTGCCTCTGCTAGTAACTTTTACCAAGATGTCGACCAGACCTTTGGCGATCAACGGTTTAAAATTCTTGAGGGTGGCCAACTTCTAACATTGTCCTTGGACAAATCTTCAGGCTCTGGATTTCAGTCCAAGAATGAGTTTCTATTCGGAAGATTCGATATGCAACTTAAGCTTATACCTGGCAACTCTGCTGGCACTGTGACCACATTCTAT TTATCATCCCAAGGACCAGGACATGATGAGATTGATTTTGAGTTTTTGGGGAACTCTTCTGGACAGCCTTATACCATTCACACCAATGTTTATGCTCAAGGAAATGGTGGCAGGGAACAACAGTTTCGCCTGTGGTTTGATCCCACAACATCCTTCCACACCTATTCAATCGTTTGGAATTCGCAAAGGATCAT ATTCTTGGTGGACAACATACCAATAAGAGTATTCAACAATCAAGAGTCAAATGGAGTGCCATACCCCAAGAACCAGGCCATGAGAGTCTATTGCAGCTTGTGGAATGCAGATGACTGGGCTACACAAGGCGGCCGTGTTAAGACGGATTGGGCACTTGCCCCATTCACTGTTTCTTACAGAAACTTCAACGCAAATGGATGTGTTAAGGTGCCTGGATCATCAGCCTGTGGTTCCACAAATTCATTGAACAATGATCAGGCATGGCAATCTCAAGGGCTTGATGCTAAGGGGAGAAACAGGATTCGATGGGTTCAGCAGAAATTCATGATCTATAACTACTGTAGTGATGCTACCAGGTTTCCACAAGGCTTTCCTAGTGAATGCAGGGGCTCTAGGTTCTAG